In Anseongella ginsenosidimutans, one genomic interval encodes:
- a CDS encoding Dabb family protein gives MNKELLHSVLFWLDPALPAEEVENFKGFFEELEKIPTVKKLQFGRAASTGERAVVDNSFTYSMVATFASLEDHDSYQEDDLHHRAIEKYSKYWTKVVVHDMLVI, from the coding sequence ATGAACAAAGAACTGCTGCACTCCGTTTTATTCTGGCTAGACCCTGCGCTGCCGGCTGAAGAGGTTGAAAACTTTAAGGGGTTTTTTGAAGAGCTGGAGAAGATCCCGACCGTTAAGAAATTACAGTTTGGCCGGGCGGCGTCTACCGGGGAACGGGCAGTTGTTGACAATAGTTTTACTTATTCCATGGTGGCTACTTTCGCGAGTCTCGAGGACCACGATAGTTACCAGGAAGATGATCTTCATCACCGGGCCATAGAAAAATATTCGAAGTACTGGACCAAGGTGGTGGTGCATGACATGCTTGTAATTTAA
- a CDS encoding RagB/SusD family nutrient uptake outer membrane protein, which yields MSLKGTFVAKELALFREVKAGSAPAFKLLFLRYHEKLHAFVLALSSDPFLAEKYSQVTGPDKGVILEIRRERSIELVMEGFRWDDIMRWKAGQLLVRPFNGEYFPGPGSYDLDGDANNDLVLYTGDKPAGTPGVQYLELGSDITLENGTSGGKIIVNPNITKVFNEDRDYLYPIPTEELLLNPNLDQNPGWQ from the coding sequence ATGTCGCTGAAAGGCACCTTTGTTGCAAAAGAACTCGCCTTATTCAGGGAAGTAAAAGCAGGTAGCGCCCCGGCTTTTAAACTTCTTTTCCTGCGGTATCACGAGAAGTTACATGCCTTTGTCCTGGCTCTTTCTTCCGATCCTTTCCTGGCCGAAAAGTATTCGCAGGTCACGGGCCCCGACAAGGGAGTGATCCTTGAGATACGGAGGGAAAGAAGTATTGAGCTGGTCATGGAGGGCTTCCGCTGGGATGATATTATGCGCTGGAAAGCCGGTCAGCTATTAGTCCGGCCCTTCAATGGCGAATATTTCCCCGGGCCGGGTTCTTACGACCTGGACGGCGACGCGAATAACGACCTGGTACTTTATACCGGGGACAAACCCGCCGGAACCCCTGGTGTACAATACCTGGAACTGGGAAGCGACATAACGCTAGAAAACGGGACAAGCGGAGGAAAGATCATTGTGAATCCGAATATAACCAAGGTGTTTAATGAAGACAGGGATTACCTGTACCCTATTCCCACTGAGGAGCTTTTGCTGAACCCGAACCTCGATCAGAACCCCGGCTGGCAATAG
- a CDS encoding zinc ribbon domain-containing protein gives MEQTVEQKLKALYELQTIHTKIDNIRVVRGELPIEVTDLEDEVAGLETRIGKFKDEMDELEDTITARKNNIKESNALIKKYKGQLDNVKNNREFDALSKEVEIQELDIKVSEKKIKEYEFEIKSKEQALEKAKADYEGRIKDLEVKKSELESITSETRKEEDELLAKAEKQEKKIDERLLTAYKRLRNNSKNGLAVVTIDRDSCSGCFNKIPPQRQMDIRQRKKVIVCEHCGRILVDEGFIPETA, from the coding sequence ATGGAACAAACAGTAGAACAAAAACTGAAGGCGCTTTACGAATTACAAACCATCCACACCAAAATAGATAATATCAGGGTCGTCAGGGGAGAATTACCGATTGAGGTTACCGACCTGGAAGACGAAGTAGCCGGCCTGGAAACAAGGATTGGTAAGTTCAAGGATGAGATGGACGAGCTGGAAGATACGATCACGGCCCGGAAAAACAATATCAAGGAATCCAACGCCTTGATAAAGAAATATAAGGGGCAGCTTGATAATGTCAAGAATAACCGGGAGTTTGATGCACTTTCCAAAGAAGTGGAGATCCAGGAACTTGATATCAAGGTGAGCGAAAAGAAGATCAAGGAATACGAATTCGAGATCAAGTCAAAAGAGCAGGCGCTGGAAAAGGCTAAAGCCGATTACGAAGGGCGCATCAAGGATCTGGAAGTGAAGAAAAGTGAGCTGGAAAGTATCACCTCTGAAACCCGGAAGGAAGAGGACGAGCTGCTCGCCAAGGCTGAAAAGCAGGAAAAGAAAATTGACGAACGCTTGCTTACAGCCTATAAACGCCTTAGAAATAATTCAAAGAACGGCCTTGCGGTGGTTACCATTGACCGCGATTCCTGCTCGGGCTGTTTTAATAAGATTCCCCCTCAACGTCAGATGGATATCCGTCAGCGCAAGAAGGTGATTGTTTGTGAGCATTGTGGGAGGATACTGGTGGACGAAGGTTTCATCCCCGAAACTGCTTAA
- a CDS encoding Gfo/Idh/MocA family protein: MMEDKKVNIAIIGLGFGAEFIPIYQRHPNANMYAICQRNAEKLNQVGDAFGIEKRYTDYDELLNDPAVDAVHINTPIPDHAGQALKALRAGKHVACTVPMATSVEDCRRIVEAVQETGLTYMMMETVVYAREFLFMKELYDKGELGKLQFIKASHQQDMDGWPNYWPGLPPMHYATHCVGPVLGITRGEAEYVSCFGSGTIRQELHAHYNSPFAVETAHIKFRNSDLSAHVYRSLFDTARQYRESFEVYGSKKAVEWPLIEGRPLVVHTAKRPEPEIPEEMECPDYAHLLPEAIQRFTTKGVYDEDEHQHLSFTQGAGHGGSHPHLVHEFVSSLVENRQPFPNARQSANITCVGILAHESAMKGGEIVQLPDFTFLKD, translated from the coding sequence ATGATGGAAGATAAAAAAGTTAATATCGCAATTATCGGCCTGGGCTTCGGAGCGGAGTTCATTCCTATTTACCAGCGTCACCCGAACGCGAATATGTATGCTATTTGCCAGCGGAACGCGGAGAAACTGAACCAGGTAGGAGATGCCTTTGGCATAGAAAAAAGGTATACCGATTACGATGAGCTGCTGAATGACCCGGCGGTTGACGCCGTTCATATAAATACACCCATTCCGGATCATGCCGGCCAGGCGCTCAAAGCTCTGCGTGCGGGCAAGCACGTGGCCTGCACGGTGCCAATGGCCACTTCCGTGGAAGATTGCCGCAGGATAGTGGAGGCAGTACAGGAAACTGGCCTCACCTATATGATGATGGAAACCGTCGTTTATGCACGGGAGTTCCTGTTCATGAAAGAACTTTACGATAAGGGAGAACTGGGTAAGCTGCAGTTTATCAAGGCCAGCCACCAGCAGGACATGGACGGGTGGCCCAATTACTGGCCGGGGCTTCCTCCAATGCATTATGCCACCCACTGCGTAGGGCCCGTTTTGGGTATCACCCGCGGAGAAGCGGAATACGTTTCCTGTTTCGGTTCAGGTACCATCCGTCAAGAGCTGCATGCACACTATAACTCTCCCTTCGCCGTGGAAACCGCCCATATCAAGTTCAGGAATTCCGACCTCAGCGCGCATGTATACCGCTCCCTTTTTGATACCGCGCGTCAGTACCGCGAAAGTTTTGAAGTATACGGCTCGAAGAAGGCTGTTGAATGGCCCTTAATCGAGGGCCGCCCCCTGGTGGTCCATACCGCCAAGCGCCCCGAGCCGGAAATTCCCGAAGAAATGGAATGCCCTGATTACGCGCATCTGCTCCCCGAAGCCATCCAGCGGTTCACGACGAAAGGCGTATATGACGAAGATGAACACCAGCACCTTTCTTTTACCCAGGGCGCCGGTCACGGAGGTTCCCACCCTCACCTCGTTCATGAATTCGTTAGCTCGCTTGTTGAAAACCGCCAGCCTTTCCCGAACGCCCGCCAGTCTGCAAATATCACCTGCGTAGGAATTCTGGCACATGAATCGGCCATGAAAGGCGGGGAAATCGTGCAGCTGCCGGATTTCACTTTTTTAAAGGATTAG
- a CDS encoding dihydrodipicolinate synthase family protein yields the protein MMEFEWKGVFPALTTQFTENDELDFEMLALNIRAQLDAGVHGLVLGGSLGEASSLLQEEKEELLRFVMELVNGKVPVIMNIAEQTTRAAIEAARKAEKGGADGLMLLPPMRYYADSRETLAFFREVAQSTPLPLMIYNNPVDYKILVTLDMFGELARLSNIKAVKESTRDLTNITRMINRFGDRFRLFCGVDTLAMESLLLGADGWVAGLVDAYPRETVVLYELAKAGRLEEARKLNRWFMPLLELDIHPKLVQYIKLAGAVAGIGSEAVRPPRLPLEGEERERILGIVHQANEIRPVLPSDVPLNGNPLSKEA from the coding sequence ATGATGGAATTTGAATGGAAGGGAGTCTTTCCCGCATTAACAACCCAGTTTACAGAGAATGATGAACTGGATTTTGAGATGCTTGCCCTGAACATCCGGGCCCAGCTGGACGCAGGTGTACATGGTCTGGTACTCGGGGGAAGCCTTGGTGAAGCATCAAGTTTGCTCCAGGAAGAAAAAGAGGAATTGCTGCGCTTTGTGATGGAGCTGGTAAACGGGAAAGTCCCGGTGATCATGAATATCGCCGAACAAACGACGCGCGCGGCCATTGAGGCGGCACGGAAAGCGGAGAAGGGGGGCGCCGACGGCTTAATGCTGCTGCCTCCCATGCGTTACTATGCCGATAGCCGGGAAACCCTCGCCTTTTTCAGGGAGGTTGCCCAAAGCACCCCATTGCCCTTAATGATCTACAATAACCCGGTTGACTATAAGATCCTGGTAACCCTGGATATGTTCGGGGAATTGGCCAGGCTGTCAAATATAAAGGCGGTGAAGGAATCTACGCGCGACCTGACCAACATAACCCGCATGATTAACCGCTTCGGAGATCGTTTCCGCCTTTTCTGCGGAGTGGATACCCTTGCGATGGAAAGCCTCCTTCTGGGGGCAGACGGCTGGGTGGCCGGGCTGGTGGATGCGTATCCCCGTGAGACGGTCGTGCTTTACGAACTGGCAAAGGCCGGCAGGCTGGAAGAAGCGCGAAAGCTGAACCGCTGGTTCATGCCCTTGCTGGAGCTGGATATTCATCCGAAGCTGGTGCAATATATCAAGCTGGCCGGAGCCGTCGCAGGCATCGGCAGCGAAGCGGTACGCCCGCCGCGCCTTCCGCTCGAAGGCGAAGAAAGGGAACGTATCCTGGGAATTGTTCATCAGGCGAATGAGATCCGGCCTGTACTGCCGTCCGATGTGCCTTTAAACGGGAACCCGTTGTCCAAAGAAGCATAA
- a CDS encoding sugar phosphate isomerase/epimerase family protein yields the protein MALDIKFGVSTWLWTSPFGTTLAEPLFAKISSMGYDAVEIAVEDPALIESAKIRELLNRYSLEVIVCGAFGPSRDLTADDRSLRENGLHYIEECLDICVGLGARFFAGPMYAAVGKARMVSPGQRTKEWELAVSNLQKVCRMAEARGLEIALEPLNRFESDLVNTAADAARLIADIDHPAAKMILDGFHMNIEEPSIQNAISAAGKHLIHVQVAENYRGTPGTGQTNWRAWYQGLEAIGYTGTVSIESFTPDNQELAAAVCVWKPLARSQDQFAREGLAFLKQWASGIIPEMNTD from the coding sequence ATGGCACTGGATATAAAATTTGGCGTGAGTACCTGGCTCTGGACATCTCCTTTCGGCACAACGCTGGCGGAACCGCTTTTCGCGAAGATCAGTTCCATGGGTTACGATGCGGTAGAGATAGCCGTGGAAGACCCTGCCTTGATTGAAAGCGCGAAGATAAGAGAGCTGTTAAACAGGTACTCCCTGGAGGTAATCGTCTGCGGCGCTTTTGGCCCGTCCAGGGATCTGACCGCTGATGACCGCAGCCTCCGGGAAAACGGCCTTCATTACATTGAAGAATGTCTCGATATTTGTGTTGGCCTTGGAGCCCGCTTTTTTGCGGGGCCCATGTATGCGGCTGTGGGAAAAGCCAGGATGGTCAGCCCCGGGCAAAGAACAAAGGAATGGGAGCTGGCGGTAAGCAACCTGCAGAAAGTTTGCCGGATGGCGGAAGCGCGCGGCCTGGAGATTGCATTGGAGCCTTTGAACCGCTTTGAATCCGATCTGGTCAATACAGCGGCCGACGCTGCCAGGTTGATTGCCGATATTGATCATCCGGCCGCCAAAATGATACTGGACGGTTTCCATATGAATATCGAAGAGCCAAGTATTCAGAATGCGATAAGCGCCGCGGGAAAACACCTGATCCATGTGCAGGTAGCCGAGAACTACCGGGGGACTCCCGGAACCGGGCAGACAAACTGGAGAGCCTGGTACCAGGGCCTTGAAGCGATCGGCTACACCGGTACTGTTTCAATAGAAAGTTTTACTCCTGACAACCAGGAACTGGCGGCGGCCGTTTGCGTGTGGAAACCCCTGGCGCGCAGCCAGGATCAGTTTGCAAGGGAAGGGCTTGCCTTTCTGAAGCAATGGGCCTCCGGAATTATTCCGGAAATGAACACGGATTAA
- a CDS encoding AraC family transcriptional regulator yields the protein MKALVFKIPVIEDCSVYTQEDDLPYFYDHLHLHPEIQLTLILKGTGTVFAGNFIGNFAPGDIYWIASDQPHLFKCDPAYFAPKSLLKAHSLSIYFLKTGILGQLFRLPELGKASDFIWKSKGVYRLRCAPGAGVERAFREVQASNGSERIIQFLRLLQEFISNTTKETLSGEASQTLNEQECLRMNEIYQFTMKHFHEHISLEKAAAIAHMTPPAFCRYFKHSTRKTYMHFLNEVRIDHARKMIRSNKDIPLSGVAAACGFENASGFTRVFRRITGIAPMSYRKELLKGAAG from the coding sequence ATGAAAGCTTTAGTATTTAAAATACCGGTAATTGAAGACTGTTCTGTGTACACACAGGAAGATGATCTGCCCTATTTCTACGATCACCTGCACCTCCATCCGGAAATCCAGCTAACCCTTATCCTAAAAGGGACAGGTACGGTGTTTGCCGGTAATTTCATAGGTAATTTCGCCCCGGGAGATATTTACTGGATCGCCTCTGATCAGCCACACTTATTTAAATGCGACCCGGCTTATTTTGCGCCGAAAAGCTTGCTGAAAGCACATTCCCTTTCTATTTATTTTCTGAAAACCGGCATCCTTGGTCAGCTCTTCAGGCTTCCGGAGCTTGGAAAGGCCAGCGACTTCATCTGGAAAAGCAAAGGCGTTTACCGCCTGCGGTGCGCGCCGGGCGCGGGTGTGGAAAGGGCATTCAGGGAGGTACAAGCATCCAATGGCAGTGAACGCATCATCCAGTTTCTCCGGCTGCTGCAGGAATTCATTTCAAATACGACGAAAGAAACCTTATCCGGGGAGGCATCCCAAACGCTGAACGAGCAGGAATGCCTCCGGATGAACGAGATTTACCAGTTTACCATGAAACATTTCCATGAGCATATAAGTCTTGAAAAAGCAGCCGCCATTGCCCATATGACCCCTCCGGCCTTTTGCAGGTATTTCAAACACAGCACCCGGAAAACCTATATGCACTTTCTGAACGAAGTGCGGATAGACCATGCACGCAAAATGATACGCAGCAATAAAGATATTCCCTTGTCGGGAGTAGCGGCGGCCTGCGGCTTTGAAAATGCATCCGGCTTCACCCGCGTCTTCCGGCGGATCACCGGAATAGCGCCCATGAGTTACCGCAAAGAACTTTTAAAAGGAGCAGCCGGGTAA
- a CDS encoding Nif3-like dinuclear metal center hexameric protein, with protein MLLQELTGFLESLAPLSLQEDYDNAGLITGHPGQEVSKAIISLDCTEAVIEEAVSEGAEMVIAHHPVVFRGLKKLTESTYVERTVLSAIRNNIAIYAIHTNLDHVPGGVNAKICEKLGLRETRILSPKTGMLKKLVTFCPHAQAEALRAGLFEAGAGHIGNYDQCSYNLEGYGTFRAGPGTQPFAGGQGRQHREPETRIETIYPVFLENKLLAALFRLHPYEEPAYDIYPLANTWGQAGAGMIGTLPEEVPLRHFLEEVKGKMRTGCIRYTRPVKETVQRIAVCGGAGGFLLRDAVRVEADVFITADYKYHEFFDADGKIVIADIGHYESEQFTGELLRENISKQFPNFAALLTKVNTNPVNYL; from the coding sequence ATGCTGCTTCAGGAACTGACTGGATTTTTGGAATCGCTGGCGCCGCTTTCGCTGCAGGAGGATTACGATAACGCGGGGTTGATCACGGGGCATCCCGGACAGGAAGTGAGCAAGGCCATTATCAGCCTGGACTGTACAGAAGCAGTAATTGAAGAAGCTGTTTCAGAAGGCGCTGAAATGGTGATCGCCCACCACCCGGTGGTATTCCGGGGGCTGAAGAAGCTGACGGAAAGTACCTATGTAGAACGCACGGTTTTAAGCGCTATCCGGAACAATATTGCCATTTACGCCATTCATACTAACCTGGATCATGTCCCGGGCGGGGTGAATGCGAAGATATGTGAGAAACTGGGTTTGCGGGAAACCCGTATCCTGTCTCCCAAAACGGGAATGCTAAAAAAGCTGGTTACTTTTTGCCCGCATGCACAGGCGGAGGCGCTGCGGGCGGGCCTGTTTGAGGCGGGAGCGGGCCATATCGGTAATTATGACCAGTGCAGCTATAACCTCGAAGGATATGGGACCTTCCGGGCGGGACCGGGTACGCAACCCTTTGCCGGCGGGCAGGGCAGGCAGCACCGGGAGCCGGAGACCAGGATAGAAACCATTTACCCCGTTTTTCTCGAAAATAAACTTCTGGCGGCTTTGTTCCGGCTGCATCCTTATGAAGAACCGGCTTACGATATCTATCCTCTTGCCAATACCTGGGGACAGGCGGGAGCCGGAATGATCGGAACGCTTCCGGAGGAAGTTCCGCTGCGTCATTTTTTAGAAGAAGTAAAGGGCAAAATGAGAACGGGATGCATTCGCTACACGCGTCCCGTGAAGGAGACGGTGCAGCGTATTGCGGTATGCGGCGGGGCCGGCGGATTTCTGCTGCGCGACGCTGTCAGGGTGGAAGCCGATGTGTTTATCACCGCTGATTATAAATACCATGAGTTTTTTGATGCCGACGGAAAGATCGTAATAGCCGATATAGGGCATTATGAAAGCGAACAGTTTACCGGGGAATTATTACGTGAGAATATATCAAAACAATTTCCTAACTTTGCAGCCCTGTTGACTAAAGTTAATACCAATCCAGTCAATTACTTATAA
- a CDS encoding AraC family transcriptional regulator → MKSAVQKSSIPESKIFVVRDLTEKHFDPEWHAHQEYQIFLVLKGTGTRFIGNTVKSFSKGDLTFLGPNIPHLWRSDECYFEKHSNRETHGIVIYFKENFLGNLLQKEEMSQVNALFSKARKGLEFYGKTGKEISRLMSELASHHGIDSLVQLLRILDILAHTREYNQLHNENYIYKLKEAETSRINIVYNYAARYFKRRITLEEVANLLNMTPTSFSRYFTMKTSKSFSNFLIELRIKHACKLLSEQEQKNIAQICYECGFNTLSNFNRQFRDYMKMTPKEYRKEFMTL, encoded by the coding sequence ATGAAATCGGCAGTACAAAAATCATCCATTCCCGAATCCAAGATCTTCGTCGTCAGGGACCTTACAGAAAAGCATTTCGATCCCGAATGGCATGCCCACCAGGAATACCAGATATTCTTGGTGCTGAAAGGAACCGGTACGAGATTCATCGGAAACACCGTAAAATCTTTCAGTAAGGGCGACCTTACCTTCCTGGGCCCTAATATCCCGCATCTTTGGCGAAGCGATGAGTGCTACTTCGAAAAGCACAGCAACCGGGAGACGCATGGCATCGTCATTTATTTCAAAGAGAATTTTCTTGGAAACCTGCTTCAAAAGGAAGAGATGAGCCAGGTGAACGCCCTGTTCAGTAAAGCCAGAAAAGGATTGGAATTTTACGGAAAAACCGGAAAAGAGATCAGCCGGTTAATGTCGGAACTTGCCTCCCACCACGGCATTGACAGCCTGGTTCAGCTACTACGCATTCTTGATATCCTGGCCCATACCAGGGAATACAACCAGCTGCATAATGAGAATTACATCTATAAACTGAAAGAGGCGGAAACCAGCCGGATCAATATTGTTTACAATTACGCCGCCCGGTATTTTAAACGGAGGATCACCCTCGAAGAAGTTGCAAACCTGCTAAACATGACGCCCACCTCCTTCAGCAGATACTTCACGATGAAAACAAGCAAGTCCTTCTCCAATTTCCTGATAGAACTGCGAATCAAGCACGCCTGCAAACTCCTCTCAGAACAAGAACAAAAAAACATTGCCCAAATCTGCTACGAATGCGGCTTCAACACCCTTTCCAACTTCAACCGCCAATTCCGCGACTACATGAAAATGACCCCCAAAGAATACAGAAAAGAATTCATGACCCTATAG